In Panicum virgatum strain AP13 chromosome 5K, P.virgatum_v5, whole genome shotgun sequence, the genomic window TTATTTTTGAAGatcaaatgcaatgaaaaaatCAATGACAAAAAGTGATGCCAGCCAAGGAGAAGTGACACTCTGACACAGTTACACTGCAGCTCGAGGTATGTTCGCTCCCGGTCGGCTCGGTGCGTGTGCAAAAGCCGCCTCCTCCCACATGATAGGGCGAGCGTCTGACACCACACTTGGATACTGGTCGCCAGCCCTAAACCCTAAGCCAAGAACCAGCCGCCGTTGCCGTCTCCATGACGTCCGGGCCGGCCCAGCCTCGCCCGCACGTCCTGCTCGTCGCCGCCCCGTTTCAGAGCCACGTCAACCCGCTCCTCCGCCTCGGCCGGCGCCTGGCAGCCAAGGGCCTGCTCGTCACCTTCACCACCGCTCTCCGCGCCGGCATCCGCCTCAGCCccggggacggcgacggcgatggcgacggcgggggcgcgggAGCGGAAGCCGGCCGCGGGAGGCTCCGCGTCGAGCCGCTGCGCGGGGGCGGGATATGGGCGCCCGATGACCCCCGGTTCCGCGTGGCCGGCGACATGGCGCGCCACGTCGAAGCCGCGGGCccggcggcgctcgaggagCTCGTCCGCGGCCAGGCCGACGCCGGGCGCCCCGTGACGTGCGTCGTGGCCAACGCCTTCGTGCCTTGGGCgctccgcgtcgccggcgaaCTGGGCCTCCCGCGCGGCATGCTGTGGATCCAGTCGTGCGCGCTCCTGTCCGTGTACTACCACCACGTCCACGCGCTCGCGGCGTTCCCAGAGGCGGGCGCGCCGGGCTCCGTCACGCTTCCGGGGCTTCCGGAGCTGGACGCCGACGACCTCCAGCCCCTCCTGATCTACGCGTCCGGACAGGACCTGTGGCGTCAGATGCTCGTCGCGGACCTCGGGCGCGCCGGGGACACCGTGCCGCGGGTCTTCGTGAACACCTTCGACGAGCTCGAGCACGCGACCATCCAGGGGCTTCGCGAGCACTTACCGGTCATACCCGTCGGTCCACTCCTCGAGCCAGACGACGCCGACGGCGAATGCGAATCCTCCCCGgctgccgacgacgacgacggttgCGCGGCGTGGCTCGACGCGCGCCCGCCGCGGTCCGTCGTGTTCGTGGCGTTCGGGAGCCTCGTGAACAATGACTCGGGCGAGGTGGCGGAGATAGCTGCGGGGCTCGCCAGCACCGGGCGGCCGTTCCTGTGGGTGGTGCACGACGACACCCGCGATCTCCTCTCCCccgacgccctcgccgccgcctgcctcgaCCGCGACCGGGGCAAGGTGGTGCCCTGGTGCGCACAGGGGCGCGTGCTCGCGCACCCCGCGGTGGGCTGCTTCGTGAcgcactgcgggtggaactccACTGCCGAGGCGCTCGCCGCGGGCGTCCCGGTCGTCGCTTCCCCGAGGTGGTCCGACCAGCGCATCAACTCGAGGTTCCTGGTGGACGTGCACCGGGTCGGCGTCCGCGCTCCGGCGCCGCTGGCAAGGGACGCCCTGCGCGAGCGCGtcgaggaggtgatgggcgGGCCCGAGGCCGCGGCgatggcgcggcgggcggcgggctggaaggaggcggcgcgcgcggcggtgcgcggcggcggctcgtcggACCACGGCGTCCAGGCGTTTGTTGACCAGATAAGGCATGTGGGAGCCCGGCACTGACTTGCTCGCCGCGCGGTCGTGCATGCAGCTCCCATCGTGTCGCTGCTGGGCAGCAGAATAATAGCGGGTTGCATGTATGGTCTTGCTTAAAGAAGAGGAGATCTTTTCCATGTGTGTTTTGTTCGTTCGTGTGCACTCACAGCGGGATCTACCACAACCACAAAAGTCCAGAAACCAGGCTATGAATCGACTTTGTTTTCATTCTAATTCTACAGAgtgttactccctccgtttcaaattataaatcattccaagaatcttgaagagtcaaaccatctcaaagtttgaacaaaattatagagagaaatataaaaatttatgacatcaaataggtacactatgaaaatatacctaataaaaaatctaatgatatGCAAATAATTTATTCTCGTGGACTTGAAAGTTTTTGACTCTgtaagatttttggaatgatttataatttagaacggaggaaATATATTTTGTCCCCATGACTTCCATTTGTTTGTTTTAGTCTTTTAGATATGCAAATATTATCGGTCGCCTCTCGTCCAACATTCGGATGTTTGGTTTCAGGTACAACTTCTCAAACCAAAACGCCCCCCTTAAATTTGCTAGCCATGATATCAACGTCGCGATTTTTTAAGGTAGGGCTTTCATCGGGAGAGTGGCTAGATAAGACCATTCATGGCTTGTGATAAACTGATTTGTCATTgtcaagctagctcttggttaggCACCCTGAAGTCCTTATATTGTGGATAAAAACTTAAATGCTAGAAATCCTCATATCGAGGTTACAAATTTAAGTTCTGGAAGTTCCTATACAAgtgtcattttttttctttagcgATTGTATACTGCTAGAAAGAAAATGTGTCTTGCGCAAATTAATTTAGTGCTTCACTGCACCAGTATGTATGATCACTGAGAAGATCACTTGAGTTGGTATTTTCTCTGATTTATGTTCTCATATACCATCAAAGATAAAAACATGCAGACTATTAATCCCCCCCCCTCTCTGGCTTGTTTATAGCGGAGAAATTCCTTTTCATAAGTTCATAATCTGAGACCTGTTTTTTTCTCTCTGCAGAACAGCGGATGATTTTTCAAGCAATCCAGTCCATGAAAACTTCTGTGTGGAGCTCTTTGTTGCAAAGAAGATAACATTTGAAAATCAAATGGAATTGTTTCCTAAATTCAGACATGATATGGGAAAAAAAGTTCTTTTGTAGATTAGTCTCGTAAATTAGCTCCGgcttatgtaattagtttttagttagctcatatttaatttttctaattAGCATCCAAAGTTCAATCATACTATGTAACCCGACCTAAAAATTAGTTCCTGATCCAAATACCCGCTCGCGAGTATGTTTTCCACTTTTCCTCCACTGGTTGGGTTGTGACCTCCCATTTACGCAATTACGCGTCTTGCGTACAGCAACGTCAGAGGTACTGAGTTCTGACGAGCTCGAGGACACGCACAGATCAGCAATTACTGGAAATTGCCACCGCGCACttgcccaaaaaaaaaaaaaactcgaagCTTCCCCCGTTCCGTTCAGAGCGCCCTGCCGGCCTGCCCAAATCCCagcgtccgccgccgcgccccgccctcGTCGCGATCTCCCGCACAAATACCCGATCCGTCCGCCATGGCTGGAATAAGGCTGACGCCCGAGGAGCCCGAGATGCCCGTCggcacgccgccccgcccccaGCTCCCGGCATCCGTCGCCGGAGCAGGCGGTGGCAGCGGGGGCCTCGAAATGGCGTCGGACGACGAGCGGTCCGTGGCGGCCGACTCGTGGTCCGTGCGGAGCGAGTACGGGAGCACGCTCGACGACGACCAGCGCTACGCCGACGCCGCGGAGGTGCTCGCCGCTGCCTCGGCCTCCGCCAActtcccctccgccgcctccgattACTGGTACTGTATTTCTGCCGAATTGTCTCAGCTGAGCGAAGTGGATGCTATCGACATGATCTGACGAATCGTGAGGGACCTGATAATGCTTGATATCGTTGAGGGCTCGTTGCTTTAGCTGCTGTACGGGGTTATGGTCTCTTGTGGATGCTGTCAGCACCTTTTGACTTGTGCACTTCTTTTATAAAGtctagttttgtgattttgtttAGGATTGAATACGATGGATGCCTTTTAGCCCGAATTGCCGATTACGGTTATCCGAAGACCAGATGCATGTCCAGTTTCATGTGCAATCGCTTGTTAATGTTCTGTGATCCTTGAGTTGATAAGTGGAACATAAAAGTAATTTTTTGGCTTTTGTGGCCCCATTTCGACCAGCTAGAGCTGATAAAAAGCTGTAGCTGATCCAAGCCGCCCAGCTTGTAGACAATTTAGGGGTGCAAATGGGTAACCTTTAGGTGCACCATCAACCCTCGttagttcaaaatattgtaCCAGTTTTCCAAAATGGAATCCCGTTTTggagtagtacaaaattttgaactaaagagggttggaggtgccccTAAGGGTCACCCATTTGCGCCCCTAAGACAATTCGTATAGTTCACTTTTCAACTATCCAACCACCCAGCTCATATAAGCTATATgctgcacccccccccccccccccccgccaaaaaaagaagaagctaTTTTACAGCTTATAATAAGTTGGAAGGATCCAAAAGGGCCTGTGAATTACCTTGTAAGTGCGAGTAATTTATTTTGCtggtaggaaaaagaaaaaccaaACTTACATTTTGCCTTGAAATAAGAGTTTTCCATATGGTCAGTAATATTTGGGAATCACATGGACCCATCACCtttgaaataaataacagaAGAGATCTCTGATTGCAAACCCTATAGTTTCTTACCCATGGTTTGTGTCAACTAACAGATGATAAAAGATTACATTAGGCATATGCACATGTGCCACTCCACACTTAATGGAAGAGTGGCATATGTGTGGTCTCTTTAATAGAATAGAATACACCAAATTCTTCGTACCCTGGAAATCTGTAGTTTACAATCTCTTGTTAGAGGTCAGATAAACTTCCTCGATCTGACATACTGCAACTGTATACAAGAATGGAAAACCTGGCCTATTGCCTATTTATTTCTATTCTTGAATGTTTTTTACATGTATTTAGTTAAACAATTATTTCCCTTTTTTTAATGTCTTCTAAAATGTCCTTGTATCAGCAGTTCTGATAAGGAAGATCAAGATCCTGGTGATGTTGAAGGATCAATGCTGGGTCTCCAAAGCTACTGGGATGCTTCTTATTCAGAAGATCTTGCAAATTTTCAGGAACACGGGCATGCTGGAGAAATATGGTGACTGACTACATCCTGTCCTTGAATATCAAAATCTTCACACTAAGTAAaacaagtggcatgtttttgtTCATTGGCCAAGTTGTTTATGCTAATTAATTTCATGCTATTATATTAGCTGCTGTTTCGTTTGCTCAAATAATTTCGTTCATGCCATGTATATGTTCATGAAAAACGCAAATGAGTTACTTAGCATAGATACTTGCATTCACATGGCAAAAATTATTATTATCCTTCACTTGTTAAGGGGATTCTTTGTTTATAGGAAATAATGATTAATTGCCTTTTCCCCCTAACACGCAGAGAGACGAGTATCGTTATATGAAGAAGAAAAGATCCATTGCTTTTTAAGCTTCCTGTTGCAATTTTCCCTAGAATACTGTGAATGTTagaagattttctattttaggtTGTGAACAGAACCTCCTGTTTGTAGGTTTGGTGCAGATGTAATGGATACAGTTGCTGTTTGGACAAAGAGTTTGTGTAACATTATTCAAGGCGGGATTCCATCTGGTCCTGACAGCATCAAAAGTGAAGTCGATGAACAATTATTCTCCAACTACCCTGTGCTCGATGTTGGAACTGGGAATGGCCTTCTCTTGCAAGCACTTGCTAAGCAGGGGTACTACTGAATTTTTCTTAATGATGGTTAATTAATTCCCTAGAATAATGTATTGTCGTTGGGTGAAACAGAATCTTGGTATGGTGAAGATTTCTGCAAATAATTTTATGATTCACCTGCAATCTTGTATATATAAGTTTTTCATGTTAAAAAGTGATGTCACTTATTTTTTCTTTACGCTAAATAATTACTCTGAAAGAAATACTTAATATTAACCATTGTACCTTAACTACCTAAGATGTACTTTCGTTAGGCACATTTTAGTTGAAAAGTTGGATGTTAGTGAAAATATTAGAGACTTTTGTTAGAACACTTACCATTGAAAGATACCTTATTGTAGCCTCCTTCTCATAACTATATGCATGTTTTCATAGAAAGACATCATTCAATCAAAAAGGTACCTTCCAGTGCGACTCTTTGGAAACTATGAATACAACTGTTGAGAGGAAAATGAGTATCATGATTCAAGCAACATGCAGCAAAAGTGACAGCCATATGCTAGTTTACTCAAGTGATTAATCAGCTTTAAATGATCTGTGCATTACTTGAAATTTTACTGGGGGTATTCTGAGTTATGTTTGATATAAAATAATGTGCAATCACATTTAACTAGGTTGTGTTGTtgctacttgcataagataatcTTGAAGTCAGTTTTTGGTATGCACTGGCGGAGCTACAGCCCCCTCCCTTGCCACAAAGATTCGCAGGCAATTAGAGGCTGATCAATTGGCCAATCACGTGTTTAGCACTACGATCCGAGTGGCACTATCCATTTGTAGTTTCTTTTTGCTGGTGCTGACATGCTGTGACTGGATTTGTGTGCAAAAGGGCAGGCTGCTTAGGTCTTGATGCAAAATGGACGCACCAAAATCTTGATGTCATCCTATTTTTTCAACACAGATGATAAATCGATAATCTGGAGCACTTATAGGGCACAACTTATATAAAAGGAACCAGTACCACACTCATTTGTGCATTTGTGTACATATTAATTGTCACAAGGCAAATTGCCACCCCCCCAGGAATAACTCCTAGCTCCGTCACTGGCCCCACATGATAATTGTTTTGAATTTGTATCTTTGAACCAACAATTTGTAATGTACAGCCAGTTTTGCATTGCTGTGCTTGCCTTCTATTGTGGGAGTCTAGTTCTGTGTTGGTTGTTTGCGAGTTATGGTAAAGTATTCTGTTAAGGTTGTATGATTGTGACCAATTGGCATTGCCTATTTTGCCAGGTTTAGAGATTTAACAGGAACTGATTACAGTGAAGGAGCCGTTGAACTTGCAAGAAACCTTGCTACTCGTGATGGCTTCGATTCAATAAAATTTTTGGTTAGTGTACAAACTCAGATTGAACTCTTTCTTTCTTGTCAAATCACACTTTTTCCCTTGAAattccattctttttttttatggatATCGTTTGGGACTTGCAGTTATGGCCTTATGGGAGCACATAATTACAAGGAAATGAGTCAATATACTATAGAATCAACAATCTAGAATAGCCGCTTGCTACATGTTAATTAAACattatcttgtgcttgtgttaTGATATGTAATTTGCATTTGCCAAATGATTCATCAAAATTTCTCATCTCATTATACTCTCCATTAATTAGAATAGCTACCATTTTGATAATTTCACAGAAATGGACCTGTACTACTAGATAAATGCAGCTTGAGTACTACTAGAGTATTAATGCTTCATAACAGCTGTCATTTCAATTTGAATGATTTTACCTAACATACTCTGGGTTTATTGGCACTTGAATTTTATcaaatgtttttctttttagtGTTTTTATGATGTGGCGCTTTCATCTCTGCAATCCctcatatttttttgtttttttccctcTCAGGTTGATGATATATTAGAGACAAAGTTAGATAGGAAATTCAAAATTATTACAGACAAAGGGACTTTGGATGCCATTGGATTGCATCCAGATGGTCGAGCGAAAAGGTACAACTGTGACCTGGAGACCCAAAGAGAGTTTTGAGCACATTTAAGGCTTATTCAGTTAATCCCCTTCCTAATGGGATTGGGGAGGATTAAGACTTGTAAGGTTAATCCCCTCCAATCCTCATCAATCCCCACCAAACCGAACAAACCCTTAGTTGTCAATGTTGTTGGTACTAGAAATAACTAGACGGATTAGTTCTGATGAGACTATTCAGTGTGTTAGTCTTGACAAGCCATCCCGCCATAGTAAATAGCTGTAGCCTTTAGGTTGTACGGTCGTCTTTGACTTTCTATTGGCTTTTTTAGTTTCTGATCTACAGAAATATAGAACTACATCTGCATAGTACGTAGATAGATGAGGGTTAGCATGTTCTTTTGCTTatatttgaaaataattttATCTTTGAAGAAAAATCTATGTCACCGGTTTAACATCTCTCTCTGTATGTAC contains:
- the LOC120707647 gene encoding gallate 1-beta-glucosyltransferase-like, with protein sequence MTSGPAQPRPHVLLVAAPFQSHVNPLLRLGRRLAAKGLLVTFTTALRAGIRLSPGDGDGDGDGGGAGAEAGRGRLRVEPLRGGGIWAPDDPRFRVAGDMARHVEAAGPAALEELVRGQADAGRPVTCVVANAFVPWALRVAGELGLPRGMLWIQSCALLSVYYHHVHALAAFPEAGAPGSVTLPGLPELDADDLQPLLIYASGQDLWRQMLVADLGRAGDTVPRVFVNTFDELEHATIQGLREHLPVIPVGPLLEPDDADGECESSPAADDDDGCAAWLDARPPRSVVFVAFGSLVNNDSGEVAEIAAGLASTGRPFLWVVHDDTRDLLSPDALAAACLDRDRGKVVPWCAQGRVLAHPAVGCFVTHCGWNSTAEALAAGVPVVASPRWSDQRINSRFLVDVHRVGVRAPAPLARDALRERVEEVMGGPEAAAMARRAAGWKEAARAAVRGGGSSDHGVQAFVDQIRHVGARH
- the LOC120707648 gene encoding EEF1A lysine methyltransferase 2-like isoform X2 gives rise to the protein MAGIRLTPEEPEMPVGTPPRPQLPASVAGAGGGSGGLEMASDDERSVAADSWSVRSEYGSTLDDDQRYADAAEVLAAASASANFPSAASDYCSDKEDQDPGDVEGSMLGLQSYWDASYSEDLANFQEHGHAGEIWFGADVMDTVAVWTKSLCNIIQGGIPSGPDSIKSEVDEQLFSNYPVLDVGTGNGLLLQALAKQGFRDLTGTDYSEGAVELARNLATRDGFDSIKFLVDDILETKLDRKFKIITDKGTLDAIGLHPDGRAKRIMYWESVSNLVEPGGIVVVTSCNHTKDELLQEVEDFSKRKFGKENMDEGARPVSQIFRYIDHVRTYPTIMFGGVEGSQVSTVAFQRM
- the LOC120707648 gene encoding EEF1A lysine methyltransferase 2-like isoform X1, giving the protein MAGIRLTPEEPEMPVGTPPRPQLPASVAGAGGGSGGLEMASDDERSVAADSWSVRSEYGSTLDDDQRYADAAEVLAAASASANFPSAASDYCSSDKEDQDPGDVEGSMLGLQSYWDASYSEDLANFQEHGHAGEIWFGADVMDTVAVWTKSLCNIIQGGIPSGPDSIKSEVDEQLFSNYPVLDVGTGNGLLLQALAKQGFRDLTGTDYSEGAVELARNLATRDGFDSIKFLVDDILETKLDRKFKIITDKGTLDAIGLHPDGRAKRIMYWESVSNLVEPGGIVVVTSCNHTKDELLQEVEDFSKRKFGKENMDEGARPVSQIFRYIDHVRTYPTIMFGGVEGSQVSTVAFQRM